Proteins co-encoded in one Colletes latitarsis isolate SP2378_abdomen chromosome 2, iyColLati1, whole genome shotgun sequence genomic window:
- the Hasp gene encoding hig-anchoring scaffold protein, protein MRPSAVLLLLFLCALFLASESKLRQQAAEDDDDDDDDDFDDDDEDDDSSYQTRPEVDDDGRIYKNPRNSPSAMCPRDEKQAELLGQECLRKCSTDEDCKSKKKKCRCDGACGMSCIKPEKECPTLTEIPHGVMTVTGGFFGDRAHYTCDPDYFIVGLSERTCRADGNWTGATPSCKKDPMSFCSQPPKVINARHNALAEQKTFDLDTAVQYFCNHGYVTTGVTKAKCLLLEGAPATWFGPNITCKPQSCGSPVDIANGWHAGECYTYDCRVSYHCADGYELVGKAEKLCLADGTWTPKESPQCVQVTTVECPKPDNPVKGKAVYTSYAYNSIVHYECDYGYTVVGAGTRRCGADRKWTGKMPTCQEINCREPGVLYNGWIENSEGGTGLGVSIIFRCNVHMKLEGNSSSICQADGKWSYPLPQCLAPCVVPQIEYGNITVASDDKDHINNVTVVEHGERLLVNCVQNYEFAANSTPVKCNNGTWSIVPSCSPARCKQMPKIPKNGMVIAPKTDHGMKAVFKCKDGFALIGGGPMNASKSVECRYGNWTGDIPRCIQVFCPFPGFIENGKVFLVGNMGVYDYRPYVKKVVNNKQIMYDCDKGYVLDEGPTGATCIGGNWSPKALPKCIPGQHPRLRWSRRRRSTNDEDLTLSYRKFIEFFRKIDKKLLHLEMNKGKEHGKHKIEAKSSNASRHDGNATADPLSWKKHPGHGNRSRLREEKMIDFLKIVYRKLQRIDARQSNNLTNGSMHDLLNAMSKNFFHVDLSESRRNGSGRGRSEFEIRNQREFVKLKREFERIMRFYNKSMRWKEKQSRKDSKKKNGPLHADKSKKSKEKKKHRKNYYKGFYEFLNCYVTEKLSMLEARNATEELIKKMKIDKFTVRNGTMFTVGEMYAFFKHIIEAKLNGTEETTATEASTAASSPTTIAATETSSIASTTSAATTTLPTPREIESRDNRSSTMPGNESSVLDNEIPAKEGAPKHRSKRIRNASEDTGPPRQKRRLLSLNDPRNNVGSSTRRTQKITKRSRVYDDEKNSQFTFNELEAQQQSRSKRFLPLPELDNQIFLKNLYLHAYEDEYRTNVKRTIVQENPTNGPTVYRRRKGNLGAYEIK, encoded by the exons ATGAGACCCAGTGCTGTTCTTCTGTTGCTCTTCCTGTGCGCCCTGTTCCTCGCGTCCGAGTCGAAGCTGCGGCAACAGGCAGCggaggacgacgacgacgacgacgacgatgacttcgacgacgacgacgaggacgacGACTCGTCCTATCAGACCAGACCAGAGGTGGACGACGACGGACGGATCTACAAGAACCCGCGTAACTCGCCGTCGGCGATGTGCCCGCGCGACGAGAAACAAGCGGAGCTGCTCGGCCAGGAGTGTTTGAGAAAGTGCTCCACCGACGAGGATTGCAAAAGCAAGAAGAAAAAATGCAGATGCGACGGTGCTTGCGGAATGTCTtgcatcaaaccagaaaaggaatgCCCGACTCTCACCGAGATACCGCACGGCGTGATGACAGTCACCGGGGGATTCTTCGGCGATCGGGCCCATTACACCTGCGATCCCGATTACTTTATCGTCGGTCTCAGCGAGAGAACGTGCAGGGCTGACGGTAACTGGACCGGCGCGACGCCTTCCTGCAAAAAGGACCCGATGTCCTTTTGCTCGCAGCCGCCGAAGGTGATAAACGCGCGGCACAACGCTCTCGCCGAGCAGAAGACCTTCGACCTGGACACCGCCGTACAGTACTTCTGCAACCACGGCTACGTCACCACCGGGGTTACAAAAGCCAAATGCCTGTTGTTGGAGGGTGCTCCTGCTACCTGGTTCGGGCCCAACATCACCTGTAAGCCCCAAAGTTGCGGGTCCCCGGTCGACATCGCCAACGGTTGGCACGCTG GCGAGTGTTACACGTACGATTGCCGCGTGTCGTACCACTGCGCGGACGGATACGAATTAGTTGGCAAAGCCGAGAAGCTCTGTTTGGCGGACGGCACATGGACCCCGAAAGAGTCGCCGCAATGCGTTCAA GTCACCACAGTGGAATGCCCTAAGCCGGATAATCCAGTAAAAGGGAAGGCGGTGTACACCTCGTACGCGTACAATTCCATCGTGCATTACGAGTGCGATTATGGGTACACGGTGGTCGGCGCGGGTACCAGACGGTGCGGCGCTGACAGAAAATGGACTGGAAAGATGCCCACTTGCCAGGAAATTAATTGCCGTGAACCTGGTGTTCTGTATAACGGCTGGATAGAGAATAGCGAGGGGG GCACCGGGCTGGGGGTCAGCATCATTTTCCGGTGCAACGTTCACATGAAACTCGAGGGGAACAGTTCGTCTATCTGCCAGGCCGATGGGAAATGGAGCTACCCGTTGCCGCAGTGTCTCGCGCCATGCGTGGTACCGCAAATAGAATACGGGAACATAACCGTGGCTAGCGACGACAAAGACCACATCAACAACGTGACCGTGGTGGAGCACGGCGAACGGTTGCTCGTCAATTGCGTGCAGAATTACGAATTCGCGGCGAATAGCACCCCGGTGAAGTGCAACAACGGTACCTGGTCGATAGTGCCCAGTTGCTCGCCGGCCAGGTGCAAGCAGATGCCGAAGATTCCAAAAAACGGCATGGTGATCGCGCCTAAAACCGATCACGGGATGAAGGCTGTCTTCAAGTGCAAGGATGGCTTCGCTCTGATCGGGGGTGGCCCGATGAACGCCTCGAAATCGGTCGAGTGTCGGTACGGGAACTGGACCGGCGACATACCGCGATGCATCCAGGTCTTCTGCCCGTTCCCCGGCTTCATCGAGAACGGAAAGGTCTTTCTCGTCGGCAACATGGGCGTCTACGACTACAGGCCCTACGTCAAGAAGGTCGTGAACAACAAACAGATCATGTACGACTGCGACAAGGGTTACGTGTTGGACGAAGGCCCGACCGGGGCCACTTGCATCGGCGGAAACTGGAGCCCCAAGGCATTGCCCAAGTGCATTCCTGGACAGCACCCTAGGCTACGCTGGAGCAGACGCAGGAGGTCCACCAACGACGAAGATCTGACTCTGAGTTATCG GAAATTCATCGAGTTCTTCCGGAAGATCGACAAGAAACTTCTGCACCTGGAGATGAACAAGGGCAAGGAGCACGGGAAGCACAAAATCGAGGCGAAGAGCTCGAACGCGAGTCGCCACGACGGCAACGCGACCGCGGATCCATTGTCGTGGAAGAAGCATCCCGGCCACGGGAACCGATCGCGTCTCCGCGAGGAGAAGATGATCGACTTTCTGAAGATCGTTTACCGGAAGCTGCAGCGAATCGACGCGAGGCAGTCGAACAACCTGACGAACGGCAGCATGCACGACCTCCTGAACGCGATGAGCAAGAACTTCTTCCACGTGGATCTGTCGGAGTCCCGTAGGAACGGTTCCGGCAGGGGACGGTCAGAGTTCGAGATAAGGAATCAGAGGGAGTTCGTAAAATTGAAACGGGAATTCGAACGTATCATGAGGTTCTACAATAAATCGATGCGCTGGAAGGAGAAGCAGAGTCGCAAGGACTCGAAGAAGAAGAACGGCCCGTTGCACGCTGACAAGTCCAAGAAGTCCAAAGAGAAGAAGAAGCACAGGAAGAACTACTACAAAGGGTTCTACGAGTTCCTCAATTGTTACGTGACGGAGAAGCTGTCCATGCTGGAGGCGCGTAACGCGACCGAGGAGCTGATCAAAAAGATGAAGATCGACAAGTTTACCGTGAGAAACGGCACCATGTTCACCGTGGGCGAGATGTACGCTTTCTTCAAACATATCATTGAAGCTAAATTGAACGGCACGGAGGAGACGACCGCGACCGAGGCATCGACGGCCGCGTCGTCGCCGACGACTATCGCCGCCACGGAGACGTCGTCGATCGCGTCGACGACCAGCGCCGCTACCACGACTCTCCCGACGCCGAGGGAGATCGAGTCGCGTGATAATCGATCCTCGACGATGCCCGGTAACGAGTCCTCGGTGCTGGACAATGAGATACCTGCCAAAGAAGGAGCGCCAAAGCACCGCAGCAAGCGAATACGAAACGCCTCCGAGGACACCGGGCCTCCGCGTCAGAAGAGAAGGCTGCTGTCCCTGAACGATCCGCGAAACAACGTCGGATCGTCGACGAGACGCACGCAGAAGATCACCAAGCGATCGAGGGTCTACGACGATGAGAAGAACAGCCAGTTCACGTTCAACGAGCTGGAGGCGCAGCAACAGAGTCGCTCGAAGCGATTCCTGCCGCTGCCGGAGCTGGATAATCAAATATTTCTAAAGAACTTGTATCTGCACGCGTACGAGGATGAGTACCGGACGAACGTGAAACGCACGATCGTCCAGGAGAATCCCACGAATGGGCCGACCGTCTACAGGAGGCGCAAGGGTAACCTCGGTGCGTACGAGATCAAGTGA